In Planctomycetota bacterium, the genomic window CTGCGCAAGGCCACCCTCCTGGTCAGCCTGATCGCCGCCGCGGCGTTGGCGCACAGCGCCTTCGCGCAGCGCCCGCTGGACGCCCACGGCTACGAACCGCGGGCGCAGTTCACCGATGCTCCGAAGGAACTCGATGGACTCGAAGTCAAGGATCAGCGCGGCGCGAGGCTGCCCATGGAGGCGGCGCTCTTCGACGAGAGCGGCAAGGCCATCACGCTGGCGGAGCTCTTCGCCGACGGCAAGCCCAAGCTGGTGCAGCTGGGCTACATGAAGTGTCCGATGCTCTGCAGCCTCGTGCTCAACGGTTTGGTGAAGGGCATGCAGGGGCTGGACTGGTCGGCGGGGGAGCAGTACGACGTGCTCTTCTTCAGCATCAACCCCGACGAGACTTTTGAACTGGCCGCGGCCAAGCGCAAGGGATACGCGGTCGAATATGGACGCGCCGGCGGCGAGAAAGGCTGGCGCTTTCTGACCGGCTCCGAGGCCAGCGTCCGCTCCATCGCCGAAGCGGTCGGCTTTCCCTACCGAAAAATGGAAAATGGCGAGTATGCCCATCCGGCCGCGGTCTTCGCCGTGACCGGCGACGGGCGACTCGCCCAGTATCTGCCGGGCGTGGCGCCGACTCCGTCGGATCTGCGCCTGGCCCTGACCGGCGCCGGCGAGGGCCAGCTCGGCTCGACCTTTGACCAGTTCGTCTTCTGGTGCCACAAC contains:
- a CDS encoding SCO family protein, whose amino-acid sequence is MNLRKATLLVSLIAAAALAHSAFAQRPLDAHGYEPRAQFTDAPKELDGLEVKDQRGARLPMEAALFDESGKAITLAELFADGKPKLVQLGYMKCPMLCSLVLNGLVKGMQGLDWSAGEQYDVLFFSINPDETFELAAAKRKGYAVEYGRAGGEKGWRFLTGSEASVRSIAEAVGFPYRKMENGEYAHPAAVFAVTGDGRLAQYLPGVAPTPSDLRLALTGAGEGQLGSTFDQFVFWCHNFDPAKGSYAWHAYRIMQIAGLFTVLALGAVVWILFRSEARAKRLAAPFLGATAPTNRVPGALPTP